ATTCCGCACCGCCCCGCGCCGATGACGTGCGGGTCGCGGGTGGTGGCTGAGGGATCTCGGCGGCGCGCCATGGTGGGAATCTATGGGTGGGGTGTGACAAGAATGGCGGCATGGACGCCTATCGACGACGGCCGGCTCGGCAGAGCGTGCGCGGGCTGCACGAGGCATTGCCGTGGGAGTTGCGCGAGGCCGTGGACCGGTTCGGGCATCACCTGGCGGTTGTCGAGGGGCGGTCGGCGCACACCGTGCGGGCCTATCTCGGCGACGTTGTCTCGCTGCTCACACACGCCGCCGATCAAGGGTGTTCCACGGTCGGCGAGCTGGACGTCGCGGTGCTTCGCGGGTGGCTCGCCGCGCGGTTGAGCGAGGGTGCCGCACGTACCTCGCAGGCACGCCGCGCCGCAGCGGCCCGGACCTTCACCGGGTGGGCGCATCGCATCGGCCTCTCCACCGGCGATCCGGGCGCCGGGTTGGCCAGCCCGCGCGCCCACCGGGACCTGCCCCACGTGCTCCGCGCCGATCAGGCCGCGGCCCTCGTCACCGCCCCGGGCAACCGTCCGGCACAACCCGGCGCGGCGAGCACGGCATCGGGCGATGATCCGACACCGCCACGCACCGCCGGGGACGGCCAGGACCGCCGGGACGCCGGGAAGGGTGCAGACCGCCGGAACGGCGGAGACGGCCAGGACTCCCGGGACGCCGAGAACGGCGAGGACCGCCGAGGGGTCGGGGAAGGTGCAGGCCGCCCGGAAGCCGGGGACGGTGACGAGCGCCGAGAAACCGGGACCGAGCAGGACCATCGGAACGGCGGGGACGGTTCGGACGGCGGGGCGAGTGGGGACGAGGTTTTCGTCGCGATGCGGGATCGGGCGGTTCTGGAGCTGCTGTATGCGACCGGAATCCGGGTCAGTGAGCTCTGCGATCTCGATCAGGCCGACGTCGACCACGGGCGGCAGGTGGTCCGGGTCTTCGGCAAGGGCGGCAAGGAGCGCGCCGTCCCCTACGGTCACCCGGCCCGCGACGCCCTCGCCGCCTGGCTACGCCACGGCCGCCCCGCCTTCGCGACAAAGGCCGCCACGACGCCAGCCGTCGAGCGAGGAAGAGGCAGGCAGACCGGCGACCCGCTGTTCCTGGGCCTCAAGGGTGGCCGCCTCCAACCCACCGTCGTCCGGCGCATAGTCGCCCGCGCCGCCCGCACCGCCGGCCTCCCCCACACCAAACCGCACGACCTCCGCCACTCGGCAGCCACCCACCTGCTCGACGGCGGCGCCGACCTCCGCGCCGTCCAGGAACTGCTCGGCCACAGTTCCCTGTCCAGCACCCAGATCTACACCCATGTCTCCACCGAGCGCCTGCGAGCCGCCTTCAACCAGGCCCATCCACGAGCCTGAAACCGTGCCCACCACGTACGATCCTGAACATGAGCGCCGAAGATCCGCCCCGCCCCATTCCCGGCGCCCGGCTCCTGTTCTCGATCGACCCCGCGGTGTCCTATCTCAACCACGGCTCCTTCGGCGCGATCCCGTTCAGCGTGCAGCGCGCCCAGCAGCGCCTGCGCGACGAGATGGAGCTGAACCCGATGCGGTTCTTCGGCGACGGGCTGCTCGACCGGGTGGTCCACACCCGACGGCATCTGGCCGGCTTCCTGGGCGCCGACCCGGACGGCAGCGCGCTGGTCACGAACACCACCGCCGCGGTCAGCCTGGTGCTTCAGTCGGCGGGTCTGGGGCGGTCGGACGAGGTGCTGCTCACCGACCACGCCTACGGCGCGGTCGCGATGGCGGTGCGGCGGGAGTGCCGGCGCACCGGCGCGACCGCCCGGACGATCGCGGTGCCGCTCGGTGCCGACGGGCCGGAGATCATCTCGCGGGTGCGGTCCGCGCTCCGCCCCGGCCGCACCCGTCTGCTCATCGTCGACCAGGTGACCTCGGCCACCGTCACCCTGCTGCCGGTCCAGGAGATCGTGGCCTCGGCCCGCGCGCTGGGCATCCCGGTGTTCGTCGACGCGGCGCACGTGCCGGGCATGCTGCCGGTGGACGTCACCGCGATCGGCGCGGACTTCTGGGTGGGCAACCTGCACAAGTGGGCGTGGGCGCCGCGCGGCACCTCGCTGCTGACGGTGGCCCCGGAGTGGCGCCGGCGGATCGACCCGCTGGTCGTCTCCTGGGAGCACGATCAGGGCTTCCCCACATCGGTGGAGTCGCAGGGGACGCTCGACTACACCCCGTGGCTGGCGGCGCCGGCCGGTCTCTACGCCATGCACACGCTCGGGCTGGACGCGATCCGGGAGCACAACGCGGCGCTCGCGGCGTACGGTCAGCGGGTTGTCGGTCGCGCTCTCGGCCTGTCGCCGGCGGACCTCCCGGACCCGGGCGGACCCGGGGTCTCGATGCGGATCGTGCCGCTGCCGGCCGGGCTGGCCACGACCTACCCGGAGGCGCACGCGCTGCGCCAGCACATCGCCGACAAGCTGGGCGTGGAGGTCGCGGTGAACGCCTGGGGCGGCCGGGGCCTGATGCGGCTGAGCGCGCAGATCTACAACCGGCCGGAGGAGTATGACCTGCTCGCCGAGCGCCTACCCACCCTGCTGAGCACCTGGCAGTGGTAACAACCGGACCCGGCCCAGACCCAGCAGGGTGAGCGGGTCGAGATAACCCCCGGCCTGCCGGACACCCCAGTGCAGGCAGGCGGCGACCGGACAGCCCGGGTGCCCGGTGTCGAGCGTGCCCAGCGGATCGCCGGCTGCCACACGGTCGCCGACCGTGACGGCCGCGGTCACCGGCTCATAGGTGCTGCGCAGCCCGCCCGCGTGCGCGACGCTGACCACCCCGCGCCCGGCGAGCACCTGGGCATAGACGACGATGCCCGGCCCGGCCGAGCGGACCGTCGTCCCGGGCGGCGCCGCCAGGTCGACGCCGCGATGCCCGGCCAGCCAGGGCTGTGGTGGCAGCTCGAAGCGCCGGGTCACCCGAGGCGGCGTGACCGGCCAGCCGTAGGGACCCGGGACCGGGAGCGCGGCCAGGACGAAGGCGAGGAACAGGAACATGCGGGCGAGTCTGGCCGGACG
Above is a genomic segment from Actinoplanes ianthinogenes containing:
- a CDS encoding tyrosine-type recombinase/integrase, with product MDAYRRRPARQSVRGLHEALPWELREAVDRFGHHLAVVEGRSAHTVRAYLGDVVSLLTHAADQGCSTVGELDVAVLRGWLAARLSEGAARTSQARRAAAARTFTGWAHRIGLSTGDPGAGLASPRAHRDLPHVLRADQAAALVTAPGNRPAQPGAASTASGDDPTPPRTAGDGQDRRDAGKGADRRNGGDGQDSRDAENGEDRRGVGEGAGRPEAGDGDERRETGTEQDHRNGGDGSDGGASGDEVFVAMRDRAVLELLYATGIRVSELCDLDQADVDHGRQVVRVFGKGGKERAVPYGHPARDALAAWLRHGRPAFATKAATTPAVERGRGRQTGDPLFLGLKGGRLQPTVVRRIVARAARTAGLPHTKPHDLRHSAATHLLDGGADLRAVQELLGHSSLSSTQIYTHVSTERLRAAFNQAHPRA
- a CDS encoding aminotransferase class V-fold PLP-dependent enzyme, producing the protein MSAEDPPRPIPGARLLFSIDPAVSYLNHGSFGAIPFSVQRAQQRLRDEMELNPMRFFGDGLLDRVVHTRRHLAGFLGADPDGSALVTNTTAAVSLVLQSAGLGRSDEVLLTDHAYGAVAMAVRRECRRTGATARTIAVPLGADGPEIISRVRSALRPGRTRLLIVDQVTSATVTLLPVQEIVASARALGIPVFVDAAHVPGMLPVDVTAIGADFWVGNLHKWAWAPRGTSLLTVAPEWRRRIDPLVVSWEHDQGFPTSVESQGTLDYTPWLAAPAGLYAMHTLGLDAIREHNAALAAYGQRVVGRALGLSPADLPDPGGPGVSMRIVPLPAGLATTYPEAHALRQHIADKLGVEVAVNAWGGRGLMRLSAQIYNRPEEYDLLAERLPTLLSTWQW
- a CDS encoding M23 family metallopeptidase, with the protein product MFLFLAFVLAALPVPGPYGWPVTPPRVTRRFELPPQPWLAGHRGVDLAAPPGTTVRSAGPGIVVYAQVLAGRGVVSVAHAGGLRSTYEPVTAAVTVGDRVAAGDPLGTLDTGHPGCPVAACLHWGVRQAGGYLDPLTLLGLGRVRLLPLPGAQQGG